A section of the Clostridium sp. TW13 genome encodes:
- a CDS encoding ABC transporter ATP-binding protein, which yields MSIIEIKNLTKKFDDTIVVDNINLNIEKGEIFGLLGPNGAGKSTTISMICSLLHPTSGSIELLGVNAKKNSTEVKKSLGLVPQNIALYKEFTAYENIKFFGELYGLRGTNLKEGIEKALNFTGLSEFKDKKAKTFSGGMLRRLNIACAIIHKPKIIIMDEPTVGIDPQSRNHIMEAVRELNQNGTTVIYTTHYMEEVEALCSKIAIIDKGKIIAEGTKEELKDMISDKRTLAVTVNDVYELNINKINNVEGVMEVSIDENTILINSSKEVSNLDKIIRVIEDQGAKILDLGFKEVSLETVFLSLTGRSLRD from the coding sequence ATGAGTATTATAGAAATAAAAAATTTGACTAAAAAGTTTGATGACACAATAGTGGTTGATAATATTAATCTTAACATAGAGAAAGGTGAAATTTTTGGACTTCTAGGACCTAATGGTGCTGGTAAAAGTACTACTATAAGCATGATATGCTCTCTTTTACATCCTACCTCTGGAAGCATAGAACTTCTTGGAGTTAACGCTAAAAAGAATTCTACAGAAGTGAAAAAATCTTTAGGCTTAGTACCTCAAAACATAGCTTTATACAAAGAGTTTACAGCCTATGAAAATATTAAATTCTTTGGAGAACTGTATGGTTTAAGAGGTACAAACCTTAAAGAAGGAATCGAAAAAGCATTAAATTTTACAGGATTATCAGAATTTAAAGATAAGAAGGCAAAAACTTTTTCAGGTGGCATGCTTAGAAGATTGAATATAGCTTGTGCAATTATCCATAAACCCAAAATAATAATAATGGATGAACCTACTGTAGGTATTGATCCTCAGTCAAGAAATCATATCATGGAAGCAGTAAGGGAGCTAAACCAAAATGGTACAACCGTAATATATACTACTCACTATATGGAAGAAGTCGAAGCTTTATGTTCTAAGATTGCTATAATCGACAAAGGAAAGATTATAGCTGAAGGTACTAAAGAAGAGCTTAAAGATATGATTAGCGATAAAAGAACTCTTGCTGTTACAGTTAATGATGTATATGAGCTTAATATAAACAAAATCAATAATGTTGAAGGAGTAATGGAAGTAAGTATTGATGAAAATACAATTTTAATTAACTCTTCAAAAGAAGTAAGTAATTTAGATAAAATTATCAGAGTCATTGAAGATCAAGGTGCAAAAATTCTAGATTTAGGCTTTAAAGAAGTTTCTCTTGAAACTGTATTCTTATCTTTAACTGGCAGAAGTCTAAGAGATTAG
- a CDS encoding ABC transporter permease, translating to MLSIIKSCLLHSIKDRKNLIFLLVFPIFLVILLGNLLSGAYFTSGTDLKPITVSYVDSSNDNTKKIFDTFKDVTSQKSSTLKINFVKINSLDEGKKKVRIDKQMLLHLNGDKIDFYSNDQSIVKSSFVFSTIKAISNKYNAVTEMFKINPAKAGQIMKSDSEQKYFNFKTIPSKSIPNAMSYYGIAEIGLMIFYFIQIPILYIQTSRKINIQDRIIIAGISPTKYYLGCFIGFSIYAFCSSMLSAIACKYLANVNYGSNLFLLPLATLPFVGIIIGIGTLCATIFKDKDKSQALYTIINLAIIILNFLGGGYVVMDGDMGPVLNILTNMSPLRWFNKSLFRSIYASDNSVLIQWLIIGGAATAILMLLIYIFGKREERCYE from the coding sequence ATGTTATCTATAATTAAATCTTGTCTTTTACATTCAATTAAGGACAGGAAGAACTTAATATTTTTACTTGTCTTTCCCATATTCCTTGTAATACTTTTAGGAAATCTTTTATCAGGTGCTTACTTCACTAGTGGAACTGATTTAAAACCCATTACAGTATCCTATGTTGATTCAAGTAATGATAATACAAAAAAAATCTTTGATACATTTAAAGATGTAACTTCTCAAAAATCAAGTACTTTGAAAATAAACTTTGTTAAAATAAATTCTTTAGATGAGGGAAAAAAGAAAGTTAGAATTGATAAGCAAATGCTTCTTCACCTTAATGGAGATAAAATTGACTTCTACTCAAATGATCAATCTATAGTTAAATCCTCATTTGTATTTTCTACAATAAAAGCTATTAGTAATAAATATAATGCTGTTACTGAGATGTTCAAAATCAACCCAGCAAAGGCTGGACAGATAATGAAAAGTGATTCAGAACAAAAATATTTTAATTTCAAAACTATTCCATCAAAATCAATTCCAAATGCCATGAGCTACTATGGAATTGCAGAAATAGGATTAATGATCTTCTACTTTATACAAATACCAATATTATATATACAAACATCTAGAAAGATTAATATCCAAGATAGAATAATTATTGCCGGCATTTCACCAACAAAATACTATTTGGGCTGCTTTATAGGCTTTTCTATATATGCTTTTTGTAGCTCAATGTTGTCAGCTATAGCCTGCAAATACTTGGCTAACGTAAATTATGGTTCGAATTTATTTTTATTGCCACTAGCTACGCTTCCTTTCGTAGGAATAATTATAGGTATAGGTACTTTATGTGCAACTATTTTTAAAGATAAAGATAAATCTCAAGCTCTATACACTATTATAAACCTAGCTATAATAATTCTAAACTTCCTTGGAGGTGGATATGTGGTTATGGACGGTGATATGGGCCCTGTACTAAATATTCTTACAAATATGTCACCATTAAGATGGTTCAATAAATCTCTTTTTAGATCCATATACGCTTCTGACAATTCTGTATTAATACAATGGTTAATTATAGGGGGAGCTGCAACAGCCATATTAATGCTTCTTATTTATATCTTTGGCAAAAGGGAGGAACGCTGCTATGAATAA
- a CDS encoding ABC transporter permease: protein MNNVWTLLKNNLKISIGQRPKRFILGLLIPIGILLLMLNVLGSSSGYLNIGVIDNDKSNTSKHLIATLKEGNGINIIPVKKEEIDTRFSEKSITEVIEIPQGYEESFIKTSPLTLDITSTEDSNTNDLLKKLLSEEISNLSNLGKVSQGNLDSYRKALENYISANNGKIQKQSLSDLHNNYTYGLVFIGFLILFMLQRGFDGASHQYNEKEENIYTRIFIAPIKTWQYYLADVLSNYLVVSAQATLGILGIAALKLNLGIDYGIALVILLALGLVSVALSVCIRSFFDSQSIANNIFSVIVMILVMLGGCFIPLEFMPKAFNNLSYVTPTRWAMQAFTDMQAGSSFSDIWVNIGIILLFAMAFFVIGSYKTSKSDKNFSIN, encoded by the coding sequence ATGAATAATGTTTGGACTTTACTAAAAAATAACTTGAAGATCTCTATAGGTCAAAGACCTAAAAGATTTATTCTAGGTTTATTAATTCCGATAGGTATTTTATTACTTATGCTTAATGTACTAGGCTCTTCCTCTGGATACCTAAATATAGGCGTTATAGATAATGATAAATCAAATACTAGCAAACACTTAATTGCTACTTTAAAAGAAGGCAATGGTATAAATATTATTCCTGTAAAAAAAGAAGAAATTGATACCCGATTTTCTGAGAAATCAATAACAGAAGTAATAGAAATACCTCAGGGTTATGAAGAAAGCTTTATAAAAACCTCTCCTCTTACTTTAGATATAACTTCTACTGAGGACAGCAATACTAATGATTTGTTAAAGAAATTGCTTTCAGAAGAAATTTCTAACCTTAGCAACTTAGGAAAAGTTTCACAAGGGAATCTTGATTCTTATCGTAAAGCCTTAGAAAATTATATTAGTGCTAATAATGGTAAAATTCAAAAACAAAGTCTTTCTGACCTTCATAATAATTACACTTATGGATTAGTCTTTATAGGATTCTTGATTTTATTCATGCTACAGAGAGGTTTTGATGGTGCAAGTCATCAATATAATGAAAAAGAAGAAAATATTTATACTAGAATATTTATAGCTCCAATTAAAACTTGGCAATATTATTTAGCTGATGTATTAAGCAACTATCTAGTAGTATCAGCACAAGCAACTCTAGGAATTTTAGGCATAGCTGCATTAAAGCTAAATCTAGGTATTGATTATGGAATTGCCTTAGTTATATTGCTAGCTCTTGGTTTAGTTTCAGTAGCTTTATCTGTTTGTATAAGATCCTTCTTTGATTCTCAAAGTATAGCTAATAATATATTTAGTGTTATTGTAATGATACTTGTAATGTTAGGTGGCTGCTTTATTCCTCTAGAATTTATGCCAAAAGCATTCAATAATTTATCTTATGTGACCCCAACAAGATGGGCAATGCAAGCATTCACTGATATGCAGGCAGGATCATCCTTTAGTGATATCTGGGTAAACATTGGAATAATACTTTTATTTGCAATGGCATTCTTTGTAATAGGTTCTTATAAGACTTCAAAATCAGATAAAAACTTTAGCATTAACTAA
- a CDS encoding helix-turn-helix domain-containing protein, whose translation MFKDENIIESVRKKYNQILIQNRQNSQFHHSVNREKKIYKSIMAGDKQALAEIHKEPMDGLVGVLAKNNSLRSEKNLLICTIVVATRAALDGGLDPEVAFTLSDAYIQTVEEISDIDTIRQLHNCVDLDFADRVHKLHINKYSKVIRACENYIKNNIYNPLSLSNVSEYVKLSPNYLSGLFKEQIGITISEYILKEKIEEAKKLLKTSSSSILDISVLLNFNSQSYFAKMFKRYTGLTPKKFRDYK comes from the coding sequence ATGTTTAAGGATGAAAATATAATTGAAAGTGTAAGGAAAAAATATAATCAAATATTAATACAAAATAGACAAAACTCTCAGTTTCATCATTCAGTAAATCGGGAGAAAAAAATATATAAGAGTATTATGGCAGGAGATAAACAAGCTTTAGCAGAGATTCATAAAGAACCTATGGATGGTCTAGTTGGAGTATTAGCAAAAAATAATTCACTTAGATCAGAGAAAAATCTTTTGATCTGTACAATAGTAGTTGCTACAAGAGCTGCTCTTGATGGGGGATTAGATCCTGAAGTGGCTTTTACTTTGAGTGATGCGTACATTCAAACTGTTGAAGAAATATCTGATATAGATACAATAAGACAGTTACATAATTGCGTTGATTTGGATTTTGCAGATAGAGTACATAAATTACATATTAATAAGTATTCAAAAGTCATTAGAGCTTGTGAGAATTATATAAAAAATAATATATATAATCCTTTGAGCTTATCTAATGTTAGTGAGTATGTTAAACTAAGTCCCAATTATTTATCTGGATTATTCAAAGAGCAGATTGGTATTACTATAAGTGAATATATCCTTAAAGAAAAAATAGAAGAAGCAAAAAAACTACTGAAAACATCTAGCAGCTCAATATTAGATATATCTGTTTTATTAAATTTTAATAGCCAAAGTTATTTTGCAAAGATGTTCAAGCGTTATACAGGTTTGACCCCTAAAAAATTTAGAGATTATAAATAG
- a CDS encoding pentapeptide repeat-containing protein, with amino-acid sequence MVKIQKPKFIDELEEEFDLDAYDFDGDKIQNKIVQGITVSDKYGRGATIDSCIFKNVIFEESEFKNIELIDVRFEGCDLSNISFIGGSLHRVEFVNCKLIGARLDETSMKDVLFNNVLGRYANFSYSKLQNVSIEESNLEEATFQEVKHKNLIFKESNLANSYFNKTSLSKVDFTTSEITGIDVDLESLVGVIVTSYQALDLTRLLRITIK; translated from the coding sequence ATGGTTAAAATACAAAAACCAAAGTTTATTGATGAATTAGAAGAAGAATTTGATCTTGATGCTTATGATTTTGATGGAGATAAAATCCAAAATAAAATTGTACAAGGAATTACAGTAAGTGATAAGTACGGAAGAGGTGCCACTATCGATTCTTGTATTTTTAAAAATGTAATCTTTGAAGAGAGTGAGTTTAAGAATATTGAGTTAATAGATGTTAGATTTGAAGGTTGTGATTTATCAAATATATCATTTATTGGCGGAAGCTTGCATAGAGTTGAATTTGTAAACTGCAAGCTTATAGGAGCTAGATTGGATGAGACAAGTATGAAGGATGTTCTATTTAACAACGTATTAGGTAGATATGCTAATTTTTCTTATTCAAAGCTTCAAAATGTGAGTATTGAAGAATCTAACTTAGAAGAAGCAACATTTCAAGAAGTTAAGCATAAAAATTTGATATTCAAAGAAAGTAATCTAGCTAATAGCTATTTTAATAAAACTTCATTAAGTAAGGTGGATTTTACTACCAGTGAAATTACAGGAATTGATGTAGATTTAGAGAGTCTAGTAGGAGTTATAGTTACATCGTATCAAGCATTAGATTTAACTAGACTTTTAAGAATTACAATAAAATAA
- a CDS encoding GTP-binding protein — MKKTIGILAHVDSGKTTFAEQILYRTNSIRNRGRVDHKNTFLDLHDIEKSRGITVFSEGAIFQYKDSTYYLIDTPGHVDFSSEMERAMAVMDVAVVIVSAVDGVQAHTETVWQLLRHYKVPTFIFINKVDMINANVEMVLNDIKTKLTKDICTIDNEFGEKKISEELKEFIAENDEELLEKYLEGFYDYNLWIFSMKKAIKENKIFPCLSGSALQDVGIDSFLERLDMLTFTEYNDKEEFSGLAYKIRYDEKGNRVTHIKIDCGILNVKDELKYINGNEIISEKINEIRVYNGSKYKIVDKVAAGELFAVVGLSKVTAGQGLGTKKENINYEIVPTLKSKVIFHSSLNIKEVLSKFKILEAENPSLNVIWNEQLHEIQVHIMGVIQLEVLQQIVEERFNLKVEFGPCEVLYKETITKAAKGYGHFEPLKHYAEVHLLLEPGERNTGVTFKSECHVDNLPTGYQNLVGYYIQEREHRGILTGSGITDIKGTLLIGRAHLKHTSGGDFREATLRALRQGLEKAEPKVLEPYYKFKIEVELEHMGRVISDIQKFYGIFEDPIIRENKVIIRGRGPVATFMNYGMELVSFSKGKGSILFRYDGYDFCHNESEVIVNIGYNKNADIEYTANSIFCSKGQGYVVEADKAEEYMHCLR; from the coding sequence ATGAAAAAGACTATAGGTATATTAGCACATGTAGATTCGGGAAAAACTACCTTCGCAGAGCAAATTCTTTATAGAACTAATAGTATTAGGAATAGAGGCAGGGTAGATCATAAAAATACATTTTTAGATTTGCATGATATTGAAAAAAGCAGAGGAATAACAGTTTTTTCTGAAGGTGCAATTTTTCAATATAAGGATTCTACCTATTATTTAATTGATACTCCTGGACATGTGGATTTTTCTTCTGAGATGGAGAGGGCCATGGCTGTAATGGATGTTGCTGTAGTAATAGTGAGTGCTGTTGATGGTGTGCAAGCCCATACTGAAACTGTTTGGCAATTATTAAGACACTATAAGGTGCCTACATTTATTTTTATTAATAAAGTTGATATGATAAATGCTAATGTAGAAATGGTATTAAATGATATAAAAACTAAACTAACAAAGGATATATGTACTATTGATAATGAATTTGGTGAGAAAAAGATTTCAGAAGAACTGAAAGAATTTATTGCTGAAAATGATGAAGAACTGCTAGAAAAATATCTAGAAGGGTTTTATGATTATAATCTATGGATTTTTTCTATGAAAAAGGCGATTAAGGAAAATAAAATTTTTCCTTGTTTAAGTGGTTCTGCACTTCAAGATGTAGGCATAGATAGTTTCTTGGAGAGGCTAGATATGCTTACATTTACTGAATATAATGATAAAGAAGAATTTAGTGGTTTGGCTTATAAAATTCGTTATGACGAGAAAGGAAATCGGGTAACTCATATTAAAATTGATTGTGGTATATTAAATGTTAAGGATGAATTGAAATATATCAATGGAAATGAAATTATCTCTGAAAAAATTAATGAAATAAGAGTTTATAATGGAAGCAAGTATAAAATAGTAGATAAAGTTGCTGCAGGGGAATTATTTGCTGTAGTTGGGTTATCTAAGGTTACAGCAGGACAAGGATTGGGAACAAAAAAAGAAAATATAAATTATGAAATAGTGCCTACGCTAAAATCAAAAGTGATTTTTCATAGTAGTTTAAACATTAAGGAAGTGTTATCTAAATTTAAAATATTAGAGGCTGAAAATCCAAGTTTAAATGTGATTTGGAATGAGCAATTGCATGAGATACAAGTGCATATTATGGGGGTAATCCAACTAGAGGTACTTCAGCAAATTGTAGAAGAAAGATTTAACTTAAAGGTTGAATTTGGACCTTGTGAGGTATTGTACAAAGAAACTATTACTAAAGCAGCTAAAGGGTACGGTCATTTTGAACCATTAAAGCATTATGCAGAAGTGCATTTGCTTTTGGAACCAGGGGAAAGAAATACTGGAGTTACTTTTAAAAGTGAATGCCATGTAGATAATTTACCTACTGGGTACCAAAATTTAGTTGGATACTACATTCAGGAAAGAGAGCATAGAGGGATCCTTACAGGTTCAGGTATAACAGATATAAAGGGTACTCTTTTAATAGGAAGAGCTCATTTGAAGCATACCAGTGGTGGAGATTTTAGAGAAGCAACTCTAAGAGCGCTAAGACAAGGTTTAGAGAAGGCAGAGCCAAAGGTGTTAGAACCGTATTATAAATTTAAAATAGAAGTTGAATTGGAGCATATGGGAAGAGTTATTTCTGATATTCAAAAATTTTATGGAATATTTGAAGATCCAATAATAAGAGAAAATAAAGTAATTATTAGAGGGCGTGGGCCCGTGGCTACATTTATGAATTATGGTATGGAGCTAGTATCTTTCTCAAAAGGTAAAGGAAGTATATTATTTAGATATGATGGTTATGATTTTTGTCATAATGAAAGTGAAGTCATTGTAAATATAGGATATAATAAAAATGCAGATATAGAGTACACAGCAAATTCCATATTCTGTTCAAAAGGGCAGGGATATGTGGTGGAAGCTGATAAGGCAGAAGAATATATGCATTGTTTAAGATAG
- a CDS encoding TIGR04540 family protein produces MRKVYKNPKELATCLKDLVDLYLEDVMTYDKVKGKIVAIVDANKDRFYKNGNVEAKVATMIGDRNLKVICEIVAE; encoded by the coding sequence ATGAGAAAAGTTTACAAAAACCCAAAAGAATTAGCAACATGTTTAAAGGATTTAGTAGATTTATATCTGGAGGATGTTATGACTTATGACAAGGTTAAGGGAAAGATAGTTGCCATAGTCGATGCTAACAAAGATAGGTTTTATAAGAATGGTAATGTAGAGGCTAAGGTTGCAACAATGATTGGAGACAGAAACCTAAAGGTTATTTGTGAAATTGTAGCTGAATAA
- a CDS encoding carbohydrate ABC transporter permease produces MGEKNTALNINTTRATTHKKFSIKTLIAYIVLILLAIVCFTPFYIMIINCTRSNQDVASTLSFLPGTEFFNNYNRLGGRVNIWVGFKNSLFISTATTIVAAYFGALTAYGFSKYRFKGDKVLFALVLGALMIPPQLGMLGFVKVCKTLHLMNSQWALIIPAIATANIVFFIKQYIASTVPDALIEAARIDGCGEFKIFNKIVLPIITPAVATMSIFTFIGSWNTYLIPLIVLNDESKFTVPIMTALAKGTYQTDFGAINVCVALSMVPIMIVFLFCSKYIIGGLTIGSVKE; encoded by the coding sequence ATGGGAGAAAAGAATACAGCTTTAAACATTAATACTACTAGAGCTACTACTCATAAGAAATTCAGTATAAAGACTCTAATTGCATACATTGTTTTAATATTATTAGCAATTGTTTGTTTTACACCTTTCTATATTATGATAATAAATTGTACTAGGAGTAATCAGGATGTAGCATCTACTTTATCATTCCTTCCAGGAACAGAGTTTTTTAATAACTATAATAGGTTAGGTGGCAGAGTTAATATCTGGGTAGGATTTAAGAATAGTTTATTTATTTCAACTGCAACTACAATTGTAGCAGCATATTTTGGAGCTTTAACTGCATATGGTTTTTCAAAATATAGATTTAAAGGTGACAAGGTATTATTTGCATTAGTATTAGGTGCATTAATGATTCCACCACAATTAGGTATGCTTGGATTTGTCAAGGTTTGCAAAACTTTACATTTAATGAATTCACAATGGGCACTTATTATTCCAGCAATAGCAACTGCTAATATAGTGTTCTTTATTAAACAGTATATAGCATCTACCGTTCCTGATGCCTTAATTGAAGCAGCAAGAATAGATGGATGTGGAGAATTTAAAATATTTAATAAAATAGTGTTGCCAATTATAACACCAGCAGTAGCAACTATGTCTATATTTACGTTTATAGGAAGTTGGAACACTTATTTGATACCATTAATTGTTTTAAATGATGAAAGTAAATTTACAGTACCAATAATGACAGCTTTGGCAAAGGGAACATATCAAACTGACTTTGGAGCAATAAATGTTTGCGTTGCTCTATCAATGGTACCAATAATGATAGTGTTCTTATTCTGTTCAAAGTATATCATTGGAGGATTAACAATAGGTTCAGTAAAAGAATAA
- a CDS encoding carbohydrate ABC transporter permease: protein MKKSKINKGKWGYLFIAPYFITFFIFGVFPILYTFYLSFTKYKGTGTPKFVGLQNYTRLFEDKFFFASIGNTLYMWLLCIIPQMLCALILAVVLIQSKLKGKGFFRAIFYLPNLVTMSSVAVLFTFIMDWQCGALNKILVGLHLISSNVNWLQSTTATPVIVAFINWWMWFGYSMIIFMAGIQAISQDVIEAAVVDGANSRQMLTNITLPLIRPTVLYNIITSLIGGMIMFDVPFVLTNGDGSPQGSILTMVMYLYNTAFRNYNYGYGATIGTGLFVIITIMVVIVYKFINRKQESE, encoded by the coding sequence GTGAAAAAGAGTAAAATTAATAAAGGAAAATGGGGATATCTATTTATAGCACCTTATTTTATTACTTTCTTTATTTTTGGAGTGTTCCCAATATTATATACTTTTTATTTAAGTTTTACTAAATATAAAGGTACAGGAACTCCGAAGTTTGTAGGACTTCAAAATTACACAAGATTATTTGAAGATAAGTTCTTCTTTGCAAGTATTGGTAACACACTTTATATGTGGTTACTATGTATAATACCACAAATGCTTTGTGCACTAATTTTAGCGGTTGTGTTAATACAATCAAAATTGAAAGGAAAAGGCTTCTTTAGAGCTATTTTCTATTTACCTAACTTGGTAACAATGTCTTCAGTAGCAGTGCTTTTCACATTTATTATGGACTGGCAATGCGGAGCTTTAAATAAGATATTAGTAGGTCTTCATTTAATTAGTTCAAATGTCAACTGGCTTCAAAGTACAACTGCAACACCTGTGATAGTAGCATTCATAAATTGGTGGATGTGGTTTGGATATAGTATGATTATATTTATGGCAGGTATACAAGCTATATCTCAAGATGTTATAGAAGCAGCAGTAGTTGATGGAGCAAATAGTAGGCAAATGCTTACTAATATAACTTTACCATTAATTAGGCCAACGGTTTTATATAATATAATTACTTCACTTATTGGTGGTATGATTATGTTTGATGTACCATTCGTATTAACCAATGGTGACGGATCACCACAAGGTTCTATATTGACAATGGTTATGTACTTATATAATACAGCATTTAGAAATTACAATTATGGATATGGTGCAACTATAGGAACAGGATTATTTGTTATTATTACAATTATGGTTGTTATCGTCTATAAGTTTATTAATAGAAAACAGGAAAGTGAGTAG
- a CDS encoding ABC transporter substrate-binding protein yields MKGLKKVICLIATLAVVTGAFAGCGSADEKKNDGQATNFTEKKPEDYKGEITFWHFNKDESPAIVAAFTKKYPNVKVNLQVIPDKDQAYQNKITQTLANGGDMPDVFCGESAVVKRFVNLEGAFADLSQAPFNADEIAKKMVPATVDIGRDDSGKIRALTYQVTPGGIGYKREIAKQYFGTDDPDKISEMMSTPEKLLEMAKTLKDKSAGKVKFFASRQELEKIYFGARTDGWVKDGKLTVDPMIDKYVDMAKTYRSEGLETGQEQWAQPWSAGIAGNDAFAYAIPTWGIANIVECNDAKRKDKGLWGIAKSPISYCWGGTWLGVYSKSKNKELAWLFVKFMTADKDQMKQWSKDRGDFMNNVDLINELATSGDVNKTFNQNPYAVFKPSLDTINGKLFTQYDDRITAAFDDNMASFLAGKISKDDMYKKFKEKVKSDFPDLKVE; encoded by the coding sequence ATGAAGGGGTTAAAAAAGGTTATTTGTTTAATTGCTACTCTAGCAGTAGTAACAGGAGCATTTGCTGGATGTGGATCCGCAGATGAAAAGAAAAATGATGGACAGGCAACAAATTTCACTGAAAAGAAGCCTGAGGATTATAAGGGAGAGATTACTTTCTGGCATTTTAATAAGGATGAAAGTCCTGCAATAGTAGCAGCGTTCACAAAAAAATATCCTAATGTAAAAGTAAATTTACAAGTAATACCTGATAAGGATCAAGCATATCAAAATAAAATTACACAAACATTAGCAAATGGTGGAGATATGCCAGATGTATTCTGTGGAGAGTCCGCTGTAGTTAAGAGATTTGTAAACTTAGAAGGTGCATTTGCAGATTTATCTCAAGCACCATTTAATGCAGATGAAATCGCTAAGAAAATGGTTCCTGCAACTGTAGATATTGGACGTGATGATAGTGGAAAGATAAGAGCATTAACTTATCAAGTAACACCAGGTGGTATAGGATACAAGAGAGAAATTGCAAAACAATATTTTGGAACTGATGATCCAGATAAGATTTCAGAAATGATGTCTACACCTGAAAAACTTTTAGAAATGGCAAAAACTCTTAAAGACAAGAGTGCTGGTAAAGTTAAGTTCTTTGCAAGTAGACAAGAACTTGAAAAAATATACTTTGGAGCAAGAACAGATGGATGGGTTAAGGATGGAAAATTAACTGTTGATCCAATGATAGACAAGTATGTTGATATGGCAAAGACTTATAGATCAGAAGGATTAGAAACAGGTCAAGAACAATGGGCTCAACCATGGTCAGCAGGAATAGCAGGAAATGACGCTTTTGCTTATGCAATTCCAACTTGGGGAATCGCTAATATAGTTGAATGTAATGATGCTAAGAGAAAAGATAAGGGTCTATGGGGAATTGCTAAATCTCCTATATCATATTGCTGGGGTGGAACTTGGTTAGGTGTATACAGCAAGAGTAAAAACAAAGAATTAGCATGGTTATTTGTAAAGTTCATGACAGCTGATAAAGATCAAATGAAACAATGGAGTAAAGACAGAGGCGACTTCATGAACAATGTTGATCTTATTAATGAGTTAGCAACTAGTGGTGATGTTAATAAGACATTCAATCAAAATCCATATGCAGTATTCAAACCATCTCTAGATACAATCAATGGTAAGTTATTCACTCAATATGATGATAGAATTACAGCTGCTTTTGATGATAATATGGCAAGTTTCTTAGCTGGTAAGATATCTAAAGATGATATGTATAAGAAATTCAAGGAAAAAGTTAAATCAGATTTCCCAGATCTTAAGGTAGAGTAG